Proteins found in one Miscanthus floridulus cultivar M001 chromosome 4, ASM1932011v1, whole genome shotgun sequence genomic segment:
- the LOC136552047 gene encoding uncharacterized protein isoform X3, whose translation MERESRSGVLSETASCAGTPRSVQSSCSLQRRCSSRSILKPQEGALDMSPRFPYCKPATHRDKMFNRRHSLNLPEQLPGHYSRKASERTQKATSKSVADLVGEIAALEQEVIRKELHLLSLYRRAFHQYVSESCSFTSEQQVDQDILKNIDEGALRLRDIKHSAAFNLPTVSNSEVSKSGARHSSLVNFLSASISEYVPKISCKLSEDILGCIAAVYCKLSSTEPQGAECMASPSPSVSSSSTFSPRRGNDSWSPRYNFDSPRPCGLQKESSEQNIGLIVIPRIRIDADKFDYASKMLETIRSLIQRLQKVDPMKMTHEEQLCFWINIHNALVMHAFLAYGLHDKCTKSTDMILKAVYNVGGQSVNAQTIQNSILGCQSHRPSLGRQGTPMLFTIQNQLRISPSPPEHFQTHPSGCTRRRRYSNSWRRRGRSSSRAAWWCGSRRCCCPRCCTTTPGTPRWSCGTWWSWCARACRTRSRSSSSSCSSTASGGGSTSASSGGRTSRPSDTLYIGISLTRRHVRLLCFGWFRVRS comes from the exons ATGGAGAGGGAGTCGAGGTCAGGGGTGCTCTCGGAGACGGCGTCCTGCGCCGGCACGCCGAGGTCGGTTCAGTCGTCTTGCAGTCTCCAGCGTCGGTGCTCTTCACGGAG CATTCTGAAGCCACAAGAAGGCGCATTGGACATGTCACCACGGTTTCCCTACTGCAAGCCT GCCACACATAGAGATAAGATGTTCAACAGAAGACACTCTCTGAACTTGCCAGAGCAATTGCCAGGCCATTACTCCAGAAAAGCATCAGAACGAACCCAAAAGGCTACCTCAAAG TCTGTTGCAGATTTAGTTGGGGAGATTGCAGCTCTCGAGCAGGAAGTCATACGCAAGGAATTGCATCTGCTTTCCCTCTATAGAAGAGCGTTTCATCAATATGTATCTGAATCCTGCAGCTTCACAAGTGAG CAGCAGGTGGATCAAGATATTCTGAAAAACATCGACGAGGGCGCACTCCGTTTGAGGGACATAAAGCACTCTGCAGCGTTCAACTTGCCCACCGTCTCAAATTCT GAGGTATCAAAATCAGGCGCAAGGCATTCCAGCCTTGTTAACTTCTTGAGTGCTTCTATTTCCGAATATGTGCCTAAGATCTCATGCAAATTATCGGAGGACATCTTAGGCTGCATTGCTGCTGTCTACTGCAAACTTTCAAGCACGGAACCGCAAGGCGCAGAATGCATGGCCTCACCAAGTCCTTCTGTTTCATCTTCAAGTACTTTTTCTCCGAGGCGCGGTAATGACAGTTGGAGCCCTCGGTACAACTTTGATAGCCCACGCCCGTGTGGACTTCAGAAAGAGAGTAGTGAACAAAACATAGGCCTGATTGTCATTCCGAGGATACGCATTGATGCTGACAAGTTTGATTATGCCTCAAAAATGCTCGAGACTATCAG GTCTCTGATACAGCGCCTCCAAAAAGTTGATCCAATGAAGATGACACATGAGGAGCAGCTCTGCTTTTGGATTAATATCCACAATGCTCTAGTCATGCAT GCTTTTCTGGCCTATGGTCTACATGACAAATGCACGAAGAGCACGGACATGATTCTGAAG GCTGTGTATAATGTTGGTGGCCAATCAGTAAATGCCCAGACTATTCAGAACTCAATTCTTGGATGCCAATCCCATCGTCCATCATTG GGACGGCAAGGCACCCCTATGCTCTTCACCATCCAGAACCAGTTGCGCATTTCGCCCTCTCCACCGGAGCATTTTCAGACCCACCC GTCCGGCTGTACACGGCGAAGAAGATACAGCAACAGCTGGAGGCGGCGCGGACGGAGTTCATCCAGGGCAGCGTGGTGGTGCGGAAGCAGGCGCTGCTGCTGCCCAAGGTGCTGCACTACTACGCCAGGGACGCCGCGCTGGAGCTGCGGCACCTGGTGGAGCTGGTGTGCGAGAGCATGTCGGACGCGCAGCAGAAGCAGctccagcagctgcagcagcacGGCCTCCGGCGGAGGGTCGACAAGTGCGTCGAGTGGAGGCCGTACAAGTCGTCCTTCAGATACGTTGTACATAGGGATCTCGCTGACTAGGCGCCACGTACGGTTGCTCTGTTTTGGTTGGTTTCGTGTCCGTTCATAA
- the LOC136552047 gene encoding uncharacterized protein isoform X6 — protein MERESRSGVLSETASCAGTPRSVQSSCSLQRRCSSRSILKPQEGALDMSPRFPYCKPATHRDKMFNRRHSLNLPEQLPGHYSRKASERTQKATSKSVADLVGEIAALEQEVIRKELHLLSLYRRAFHQYVSESCSFTSEQVDQDILKNIDEGALRLRDIKHSAAFNLPTVSNSEVSKSGARHSSLVNFLSASISEYVPKISCKLSEDILGCIAAVYCKLSSTEPQGAECMASPSPSVSSSSTFSPRRGNDSWSPRYNFDSPRPCGLQKESSEQNIGLIVIPRIRIDADKFDYASKMLETIRSLIQRLQKVDPMKMTHEEQLCFWINIHNALVMHAFLAYGLHDKCTKSTDMILKAVYNVGGQSVNAQTIQNSILGCQSHRPSLWVRALFTPTKRSSAGTARHPYALHHPEPVAHFALSTGAFSDPPVRLYTAKKIQQQLEAARTEFIQGSVVVRKQALLLPKVLHYYARDAALELRHLVELVCESMSDAQQKQLQQLQQHGLRRRVDKCVEWRPYKSSFRYVVHRDLAD, from the exons ATGGAGAGGGAGTCGAGGTCAGGGGTGCTCTCGGAGACGGCGTCCTGCGCCGGCACGCCGAGGTCGGTTCAGTCGTCTTGCAGTCTCCAGCGTCGGTGCTCTTCACGGAG CATTCTGAAGCCACAAGAAGGCGCATTGGACATGTCACCACGGTTTCCCTACTGCAAGCCT GCCACACATAGAGATAAGATGTTCAACAGAAGACACTCTCTGAACTTGCCAGAGCAATTGCCAGGCCATTACTCCAGAAAAGCATCAGAACGAACCCAAAAGGCTACCTCAAAG TCTGTTGCAGATTTAGTTGGGGAGATTGCAGCTCTCGAGCAGGAAGTCATACGCAAGGAATTGCATCTGCTTTCCCTCTATAGAAGAGCGTTTCATCAATATGTATCTGAATCCTGCAGCTTCACAAGTGAG CAGGTGGATCAAGATATTCTGAAAAACATCGACGAGGGCGCACTCCGTTTGAGGGACATAAAGCACTCTGCAGCGTTCAACTTGCCCACCGTCTCAAATTCT GAGGTATCAAAATCAGGCGCAAGGCATTCCAGCCTTGTTAACTTCTTGAGTGCTTCTATTTCCGAATATGTGCCTAAGATCTCATGCAAATTATCGGAGGACATCTTAGGCTGCATTGCTGCTGTCTACTGCAAACTTTCAAGCACGGAACCGCAAGGCGCAGAATGCATGGCCTCACCAAGTCCTTCTGTTTCATCTTCAAGTACTTTTTCTCCGAGGCGCGGTAATGACAGTTGGAGCCCTCGGTACAACTTTGATAGCCCACGCCCGTGTGGACTTCAGAAAGAGAGTAGTGAACAAAACATAGGCCTGATTGTCATTCCGAGGATACGCATTGATGCTGACAAGTTTGATTATGCCTCAAAAATGCTCGAGACTATCAG GTCTCTGATACAGCGCCTCCAAAAAGTTGATCCAATGAAGATGACACATGAGGAGCAGCTCTGCTTTTGGATTAATATCCACAATGCTCTAGTCATGCAT GCTTTTCTGGCCTATGGTCTACATGACAAATGCACGAAGAGCACGGACATGATTCTGAAG GCTGTGTATAATGTTGGTGGCCAATCAGTAAATGCCCAGACTATTCAGAACTCAATTCTTGGATGCCAATCCCATCGTCCATCATTG TGGGTCCGCGCGCTATTCACACCGACGAAAAGATCCAGTGCAGGGACGGCAAGGCACCCCTATGCTCTTCACCATCCAGAACCAGTTGCGCATTTCGCCCTCTCCACCGGAGCATTTTCAGACCCACCC GTCCGGCTGTACACGGCGAAGAAGATACAGCAACAGCTGGAGGCGGCGCGGACGGAGTTCATCCAGGGCAGCGTGGTGGTGCGGAAGCAGGCGCTGCTGCTGCCCAAGGTGCTGCACTACTACGCCAGGGACGCCGCGCTGGAGCTGCGGCACCTGGTGGAGCTGGTGTGCGAGAGCATGTCGGACGCGCAGCAGAAGCAGctccagcagctgcagcagcacGGCCTCCGGCGGAGGGTCGACAAGTGCGTCGAGTGGAGGCCGTACAAGTCGTCCTTCAGATACGTTGTACATAGGGATCTCGCTGACTAG
- the LOC136552047 gene encoding uncharacterized protein isoform X4, translated as MERESRSGVLSETASCAGTPRSVQSSCSLQRRCSSRSILKPQEGALDMSPRFPYCKPATHRDKMFNRRHSLNLPEQLPGHYSRKASERTQKATSKSVADLVGEIAALEQEVIRKELHLLSLYRRAFHQYVSESCSFTSEQQVDQDILKNIDEGALRLRDIKHSAAFNLPTVSNSEVSKSGARHSSLVNFLSASISEYVPKISCKLSEDILGCIAAVYCKLSSTEPQGAECMASPSPSVSSSSTFSPRRGNDSWSPRYNFDSPRPCGLQKESSEQNIGLIVIPRIRIDADKFDYASKMLETIRSLIQRLQKVDPMKMTHEEQLCFWINIHNALVMHAFLAYGLHDKCTKSTDMILKAVYNVGGQSVNAQTIQNSILGCQSHRPSLWVRALFTPTKRSSAGTARHPYALHHPEPVAHFALSTGAFSDPPVRLYTAKKIQQQLEAARTEFIQGSVVVRKQALLLPKVLHYYARDAALELRHLVELVCESMSDAQQKQLQQLQQHGLRRRVDKCVEWRPYKSSFRYVVHRDLAD; from the exons ATGGAGAGGGAGTCGAGGTCAGGGGTGCTCTCGGAGACGGCGTCCTGCGCCGGCACGCCGAGGTCGGTTCAGTCGTCTTGCAGTCTCCAGCGTCGGTGCTCTTCACGGAG CATTCTGAAGCCACAAGAAGGCGCATTGGACATGTCACCACGGTTTCCCTACTGCAAGCCT GCCACACATAGAGATAAGATGTTCAACAGAAGACACTCTCTGAACTTGCCAGAGCAATTGCCAGGCCATTACTCCAGAAAAGCATCAGAACGAACCCAAAAGGCTACCTCAAAG TCTGTTGCAGATTTAGTTGGGGAGATTGCAGCTCTCGAGCAGGAAGTCATACGCAAGGAATTGCATCTGCTTTCCCTCTATAGAAGAGCGTTTCATCAATATGTATCTGAATCCTGCAGCTTCACAAGTGAG CAGCAGGTGGATCAAGATATTCTGAAAAACATCGACGAGGGCGCACTCCGTTTGAGGGACATAAAGCACTCTGCAGCGTTCAACTTGCCCACCGTCTCAAATTCT GAGGTATCAAAATCAGGCGCAAGGCATTCCAGCCTTGTTAACTTCTTGAGTGCTTCTATTTCCGAATATGTGCCTAAGATCTCATGCAAATTATCGGAGGACATCTTAGGCTGCATTGCTGCTGTCTACTGCAAACTTTCAAGCACGGAACCGCAAGGCGCAGAATGCATGGCCTCACCAAGTCCTTCTGTTTCATCTTCAAGTACTTTTTCTCCGAGGCGCGGTAATGACAGTTGGAGCCCTCGGTACAACTTTGATAGCCCACGCCCGTGTGGACTTCAGAAAGAGAGTAGTGAACAAAACATAGGCCTGATTGTCATTCCGAGGATACGCATTGATGCTGACAAGTTTGATTATGCCTCAAAAATGCTCGAGACTATCAG GTCTCTGATACAGCGCCTCCAAAAAGTTGATCCAATGAAGATGACACATGAGGAGCAGCTCTGCTTTTGGATTAATATCCACAATGCTCTAGTCATGCAT GCTTTTCTGGCCTATGGTCTACATGACAAATGCACGAAGAGCACGGACATGATTCTGAAG GCTGTGTATAATGTTGGTGGCCAATCAGTAAATGCCCAGACTATTCAGAACTCAATTCTTGGATGCCAATCCCATCGTCCATCATTG TGGGTCCGCGCGCTATTCACACCGACGAAAAGATCCAGTGCAGGGACGGCAAGGCACCCCTATGCTCTTCACCATCCAGAACCAGTTGCGCATTTCGCCCTCTCCACCGGAGCATTTTCAGACCCACCC GTCCGGCTGTACACGGCGAAGAAGATACAGCAACAGCTGGAGGCGGCGCGGACGGAGTTCATCCAGGGCAGCGTGGTGGTGCGGAAGCAGGCGCTGCTGCTGCCCAAGGTGCTGCACTACTACGCCAGGGACGCCGCGCTGGAGCTGCGGCACCTGGTGGAGCTGGTGTGCGAGAGCATGTCGGACGCGCAGCAGAAGCAGctccagcagctgcagcagcacGGCCTCCGGCGGAGGGTCGACAAGTGCGTCGAGTGGAGGCCGTACAAGTCGTCCTTCAGATACGTTGTACATAGGGATCTCGCTGACTAG
- the LOC136552047 gene encoding uncharacterized protein isoform X1, protein MERESRSGVLSETASCAGTPRSVQSSCSLQRRCSSRSILKPQEGALDMSPRFPYCKPATHRDKMFNRRHSLNLPEQLPGHYSRKASERTQKATSKSVADLVGEIAALEQEVIRKELHLLSLYRRAFHQYVSESCSFTSEQQVDQDILKNIDEGALRLRDIKHSAAFNLPTVSNSEVSKSGARHSSLVNFLSASISEYVPKISCKLSEDILGCIAAVYCKLSSTEPQGAECMASPSPSVSSSSTFSPRRGNDSWSPRYNFDSPRPCGLQKESSEQNIGLIVIPRIRIDADKFDYASKMLETIRSLIQRLQKVDPMKMTHEEQLCFWINIHNALVMHAFLAYGLHDKCTKSTDMILKAVYNVGGQSVNAQTIQNSILGCQSHRPSLVRTYAKHGISLNNKNHRQCHQEIYTEQTNYRELHFSGSARYSHRRKDPVQGRQGTPMLFTIQNQLRISPSPPEHFQTHPSGCTRRRRYSNSWRRRGRSSSRAAWWCGSRRCCCPRCCTTTPGTPRWSCGTWWSWCARACRTRSRSSSSSCSSTASGGGSTSASSGGRTSRPSDTLYIGISLTRRHVRLLCFGWFRVRS, encoded by the exons ATGGAGAGGGAGTCGAGGTCAGGGGTGCTCTCGGAGACGGCGTCCTGCGCCGGCACGCCGAGGTCGGTTCAGTCGTCTTGCAGTCTCCAGCGTCGGTGCTCTTCACGGAG CATTCTGAAGCCACAAGAAGGCGCATTGGACATGTCACCACGGTTTCCCTACTGCAAGCCT GCCACACATAGAGATAAGATGTTCAACAGAAGACACTCTCTGAACTTGCCAGAGCAATTGCCAGGCCATTACTCCAGAAAAGCATCAGAACGAACCCAAAAGGCTACCTCAAAG TCTGTTGCAGATTTAGTTGGGGAGATTGCAGCTCTCGAGCAGGAAGTCATACGCAAGGAATTGCATCTGCTTTCCCTCTATAGAAGAGCGTTTCATCAATATGTATCTGAATCCTGCAGCTTCACAAGTGAG CAGCAGGTGGATCAAGATATTCTGAAAAACATCGACGAGGGCGCACTCCGTTTGAGGGACATAAAGCACTCTGCAGCGTTCAACTTGCCCACCGTCTCAAATTCT GAGGTATCAAAATCAGGCGCAAGGCATTCCAGCCTTGTTAACTTCTTGAGTGCTTCTATTTCCGAATATGTGCCTAAGATCTCATGCAAATTATCGGAGGACATCTTAGGCTGCATTGCTGCTGTCTACTGCAAACTTTCAAGCACGGAACCGCAAGGCGCAGAATGCATGGCCTCACCAAGTCCTTCTGTTTCATCTTCAAGTACTTTTTCTCCGAGGCGCGGTAATGACAGTTGGAGCCCTCGGTACAACTTTGATAGCCCACGCCCGTGTGGACTTCAGAAAGAGAGTAGTGAACAAAACATAGGCCTGATTGTCATTCCGAGGATACGCATTGATGCTGACAAGTTTGATTATGCCTCAAAAATGCTCGAGACTATCAG GTCTCTGATACAGCGCCTCCAAAAAGTTGATCCAATGAAGATGACACATGAGGAGCAGCTCTGCTTTTGGATTAATATCCACAATGCTCTAGTCATGCAT GCTTTTCTGGCCTATGGTCTACATGACAAATGCACGAAGAGCACGGACATGATTCTGAAG GCTGTGTATAATGTTGGTGGCCAATCAGTAAATGCCCAGACTATTCAGAACTCAATTCTTGGATGCCAATCCCATCGTCCATCATTGGTACGTACATATGCAAAACATGGCATTTCCCTTAACAACAAAAACCACAGGCAGTGTCATCAGGAAATATACACAGAGCAAACAAACTATCGTGAATTGCATTTCAGTGGGTCCGCGCGCTATTCACACCGACGAAAAGATCCAGTGCAGGGACGGCAAGGCACCCCTATGCTCTTCACCATCCAGAACCAGTTGCGCATTTCGCCCTCTCCACCGGAGCATTTTCAGACCCACCC GTCCGGCTGTACACGGCGAAGAAGATACAGCAACAGCTGGAGGCGGCGCGGACGGAGTTCATCCAGGGCAGCGTGGTGGTGCGGAAGCAGGCGCTGCTGCTGCCCAAGGTGCTGCACTACTACGCCAGGGACGCCGCGCTGGAGCTGCGGCACCTGGTGGAGCTGGTGTGCGAGAGCATGTCGGACGCGCAGCAGAAGCAGctccagcagctgcagcagcacGGCCTCCGGCGGAGGGTCGACAAGTGCGTCGAGTGGAGGCCGTACAAGTCGTCCTTCAGATACGTTGTACATAGGGATCTCGCTGACTAGGCGCCACGTACGGTTGCTCTGTTTTGGTTGGTTTCGTGTCCGTTCATAA
- the LOC136552047 gene encoding uncharacterized protein isoform X2 — MERESRSGVLSETASCAGTPRSVQSSCSLQRRCSSRSILKPQEGALDMSPRFPYCKPATHRDKMFNRRHSLNLPEQLPGHYSRKASERTQKATSKSVADLVGEIAALEQEVIRKELHLLSLYRRAFHQYVSESCSFTSEQVDQDILKNIDEGALRLRDIKHSAAFNLPTVSNSEVSKSGARHSSLVNFLSASISEYVPKISCKLSEDILGCIAAVYCKLSSTEPQGAECMASPSPSVSSSSTFSPRRGNDSWSPRYNFDSPRPCGLQKESSEQNIGLIVIPRIRIDADKFDYASKMLETIRSLIQRLQKVDPMKMTHEEQLCFWINIHNALVMHAFLAYGLHDKCTKSTDMILKAVYNVGGQSVNAQTIQNSILGCQSHRPSLVRTYAKHGISLNNKNHRQCHQEIYTEQTNYRELHFSGSARYSHRRKDPVQGRQGTPMLFTIQNQLRISPSPPEHFQTHPSGCTRRRRYSNSWRRRGRSSSRAAWWCGSRRCCCPRCCTTTPGTPRWSCGTWWSWCARACRTRSRSSSSSCSSTASGGGSTSASSGGRTSRPSDTLYIGISLTRRHVRLLCFGWFRVRS; from the exons ATGGAGAGGGAGTCGAGGTCAGGGGTGCTCTCGGAGACGGCGTCCTGCGCCGGCACGCCGAGGTCGGTTCAGTCGTCTTGCAGTCTCCAGCGTCGGTGCTCTTCACGGAG CATTCTGAAGCCACAAGAAGGCGCATTGGACATGTCACCACGGTTTCCCTACTGCAAGCCT GCCACACATAGAGATAAGATGTTCAACAGAAGACACTCTCTGAACTTGCCAGAGCAATTGCCAGGCCATTACTCCAGAAAAGCATCAGAACGAACCCAAAAGGCTACCTCAAAG TCTGTTGCAGATTTAGTTGGGGAGATTGCAGCTCTCGAGCAGGAAGTCATACGCAAGGAATTGCATCTGCTTTCCCTCTATAGAAGAGCGTTTCATCAATATGTATCTGAATCCTGCAGCTTCACAAGTGAG CAGGTGGATCAAGATATTCTGAAAAACATCGACGAGGGCGCACTCCGTTTGAGGGACATAAAGCACTCTGCAGCGTTCAACTTGCCCACCGTCTCAAATTCT GAGGTATCAAAATCAGGCGCAAGGCATTCCAGCCTTGTTAACTTCTTGAGTGCTTCTATTTCCGAATATGTGCCTAAGATCTCATGCAAATTATCGGAGGACATCTTAGGCTGCATTGCTGCTGTCTACTGCAAACTTTCAAGCACGGAACCGCAAGGCGCAGAATGCATGGCCTCACCAAGTCCTTCTGTTTCATCTTCAAGTACTTTTTCTCCGAGGCGCGGTAATGACAGTTGGAGCCCTCGGTACAACTTTGATAGCCCACGCCCGTGTGGACTTCAGAAAGAGAGTAGTGAACAAAACATAGGCCTGATTGTCATTCCGAGGATACGCATTGATGCTGACAAGTTTGATTATGCCTCAAAAATGCTCGAGACTATCAG GTCTCTGATACAGCGCCTCCAAAAAGTTGATCCAATGAAGATGACACATGAGGAGCAGCTCTGCTTTTGGATTAATATCCACAATGCTCTAGTCATGCAT GCTTTTCTGGCCTATGGTCTACATGACAAATGCACGAAGAGCACGGACATGATTCTGAAG GCTGTGTATAATGTTGGTGGCCAATCAGTAAATGCCCAGACTATTCAGAACTCAATTCTTGGATGCCAATCCCATCGTCCATCATTGGTACGTACATATGCAAAACATGGCATTTCCCTTAACAACAAAAACCACAGGCAGTGTCATCAGGAAATATACACAGAGCAAACAAACTATCGTGAATTGCATTTCAGTGGGTCCGCGCGCTATTCACACCGACGAAAAGATCCAGTGCAGGGACGGCAAGGCACCCCTATGCTCTTCACCATCCAGAACCAGTTGCGCATTTCGCCCTCTCCACCGGAGCATTTTCAGACCCACCC GTCCGGCTGTACACGGCGAAGAAGATACAGCAACAGCTGGAGGCGGCGCGGACGGAGTTCATCCAGGGCAGCGTGGTGGTGCGGAAGCAGGCGCTGCTGCTGCCCAAGGTGCTGCACTACTACGCCAGGGACGCCGCGCTGGAGCTGCGGCACCTGGTGGAGCTGGTGTGCGAGAGCATGTCGGACGCGCAGCAGAAGCAGctccagcagctgcagcagcacGGCCTCCGGCGGAGGGTCGACAAGTGCGTCGAGTGGAGGCCGTACAAGTCGTCCTTCAGATACGTTGTACATAGGGATCTCGCTGACTAGGCGCCACGTACGGTTGCTCTGTTTTGGTTGGTTTCGTGTCCGTTCATAA
- the LOC136552047 gene encoding uncharacterized protein isoform X5, whose amino-acid sequence MERESRSGVLSETASCAGTPRSVQSSCSLQRRCSSRSILKPQEGALDMSPRFPYCKPATHRDKMFNRRHSLNLPEQLPGHYSRKASERTQKATSKSVADLVGEIAALEQEVIRKELHLLSLYRRAFHQYVSESCSFTSEQQVDQDILKNIDEGALRLRDIKHSAAFNLPTVSNSEVSKSGARHSSLVNFLSASISEYVPKISCKLSEDILGCIAAVYCKLSSTEPQGAECMASPSPSVSSSSTFSPRRGNDSWSPRYNFDSPRPCGLQKESSEQNIGLIVIPRIRIDADKFDYASKMLETIRSLIQRLQKVDPMKMTHEEQLCFWINIHNALVMHAFLAYGLHDKCTKSTDMILKAVYNVGGQSVNAQTIQNSILGCQSHRPSLCRDGKAPLCSSPSRTSCAFRPLHRSIFRPTRPAVHGEEDTATAGGGADGVHPGQRGGAEAGAAAAQGAALLRQGRRAGAAAPGGAGVREHVGRAAEAAPAAAAARPPAEGRQVRRVEAVQVVLQIRCT is encoded by the exons ATGGAGAGGGAGTCGAGGTCAGGGGTGCTCTCGGAGACGGCGTCCTGCGCCGGCACGCCGAGGTCGGTTCAGTCGTCTTGCAGTCTCCAGCGTCGGTGCTCTTCACGGAG CATTCTGAAGCCACAAGAAGGCGCATTGGACATGTCACCACGGTTTCCCTACTGCAAGCCT GCCACACATAGAGATAAGATGTTCAACAGAAGACACTCTCTGAACTTGCCAGAGCAATTGCCAGGCCATTACTCCAGAAAAGCATCAGAACGAACCCAAAAGGCTACCTCAAAG TCTGTTGCAGATTTAGTTGGGGAGATTGCAGCTCTCGAGCAGGAAGTCATACGCAAGGAATTGCATCTGCTTTCCCTCTATAGAAGAGCGTTTCATCAATATGTATCTGAATCCTGCAGCTTCACAAGTGAG CAGCAGGTGGATCAAGATATTCTGAAAAACATCGACGAGGGCGCACTCCGTTTGAGGGACATAAAGCACTCTGCAGCGTTCAACTTGCCCACCGTCTCAAATTCT GAGGTATCAAAATCAGGCGCAAGGCATTCCAGCCTTGTTAACTTCTTGAGTGCTTCTATTTCCGAATATGTGCCTAAGATCTCATGCAAATTATCGGAGGACATCTTAGGCTGCATTGCTGCTGTCTACTGCAAACTTTCAAGCACGGAACCGCAAGGCGCAGAATGCATGGCCTCACCAAGTCCTTCTGTTTCATCTTCAAGTACTTTTTCTCCGAGGCGCGGTAATGACAGTTGGAGCCCTCGGTACAACTTTGATAGCCCACGCCCGTGTGGACTTCAGAAAGAGAGTAGTGAACAAAACATAGGCCTGATTGTCATTCCGAGGATACGCATTGATGCTGACAAGTTTGATTATGCCTCAAAAATGCTCGAGACTATCAG GTCTCTGATACAGCGCCTCCAAAAAGTTGATCCAATGAAGATGACACATGAGGAGCAGCTCTGCTTTTGGATTAATATCCACAATGCTCTAGTCATGCAT GCTTTTCTGGCCTATGGTCTACATGACAAATGCACGAAGAGCACGGACATGATTCTGAAG GCTGTGTATAATGTTGGTGGCCAATCAGTAAATGCCCAGACTATTCAGAACTCAATTCTTGGATGCCAATCCCATCGTCCATCATTG TGCAGGGACGGCAAGGCACCCCTATGCTCTTCACCATCCAGAACCAGTTGCGCATTTCGCCCTCTCCACCGGAGCATTTTCAGACCCACCC GTCCGGCTGTACACGGCGAAGAAGATACAGCAACAGCTGGAGGCGGCGCGGACGGAGTTCATCCAGGGCAGCGTGGTGGTGCGGAAGCAGGCGCTGCTGCTGCCCAAGGTGCTGCACTACTACGCCAGGGACGCCGCGCTGGAGCTGCGGCACCTGGTGGAGCTGGTGTGCGAGAGCATGTCGGACGCGCAGCAGAAGCAGctccagcagctgcagcagcacGGCCTCCGGCGGAGGGTCGACAAGTGCGTCGAGTGGAGGCCGTACAAGTCGTCCTTCAGATACGTTGTACATAG